A window of Pedococcus badiiscoriae genomic DNA:
TGCACGTGAACGGCTTGTCGTTGGGGTTCCACGCTGTGTTCCCGAAGGCGCAGGCGGACCGCCCGCTGGAGTCGAGCTTGGGCGCGGGCGGCAACGTGCCGTCGTCGGCGAAGCTCGGGTGCTCGGGCCAGATGCCTGTGTCGATGACACCGACCAGCACCCCCTGTCCCGTGACGCCCGAGGCATACGCGTCCCCCTTGCCGGTCAGGCCCAGGAAGGCGTTGAGCCCGTTGACCGCCCCGGAACCCTGCTCGCCCTGATGGTCGTCGTTGCGCACCGCTGTGGGCTGGCGCAGCTCGTCGGGCAGGACCAGCGCGACGTTGGGGTTGTGCGCCATGGCGTCGGCGCTACGCAGGTCGGTGCGGACCGCGAACCCGTTGAGGGCGTTGCTGTAGTCGGACGTCTTGCGCGACGACGCCACCCCCGCTGCCCTGAGGACGGCCTCGTGGCTGGCCCTGAGGGCCGCCTTGCGCTGCTTGGCCCTGGGCGTGCCGAGGTCCTTGGTGGCGATCGAGCGCACCAGCGGGTCCGCCTTCATCACGACGATGTAGCTGCCGGTCTTGCTCTTGACGACCCCCGAGCCCAAGGCGCTGGCCCCCGGCGACGAGGTCGCCGCCCAGCCTGGTGTGGTGGCGACGCAGAGAGCTGCTGTTGCAGCCCCTGCCATGGCGATAATGCGTCTCACGTCATCTCCTCCCGTCCGGTACGCGTACCGGAGCCAGCCAACGGACAGGACGTCCCTGTACGGAGTGACCTGATTCCCCCCGACCGTCCCTGGCCGGAATCTAGACCCGTTCACGCCACCCCACACCTCGAAAAGTCGCCGGGGAGCCGGGAGCCCTCTGGTCGGGCTCAGGGCTCGCAGAGGAAGGGGCCCCGCGGACCGCCGTGGTAGTGCCAGGAACGGCCCGCGGCCTCGAGCCGGGCATAGGCGCCGTCGACGGGGACCTGAGGGTAGGCCATTCCTGGTTGAGGGCACCCGCAGGAGTGGTCCGACCACGTGACAGACCCCAGAGCCGTCACGAGGACCGTGTCGACGGGCAGGTGGAGGCGGGTGGCCAGGTCGGCACGGGCGAGTTCGGCCCAGTCGAGCAGCTCTGGGTCCACCCCGTCGACCACCACGCGCTGGCGGGGCGGGCGAGCGACCGGTAGGTCCGCCGCGGGCCGCAGGACATCTTCGCCGCTCATCCATCCACGGTAGTAGTCCCGGCCGCCCTGGCAATGGACTCCTCTCCCGACACGTGGCCACGTTGCCAGGCGAGAGGCGAGGGGCTGTAGAGTCATCGACGAACGACATCCTTTAACGACCTGTCCCGTGAGGCAGGGAAGGAGGTCCTGGCGCGATGCGTCCTGACTTTGCTGCACCCTCGGCGGTCGACCCCGACGGCCCCGTCGCCCCCTCCGTCGATGCTGCCCCCTCCGCTGACGCTGCCGCGTCGGCCGACGCAGCTGTCCCCGGTGACGCTGATGTCCCCGATGAGGACTCGCGCACGGTCATGACCGAGGCCGACGTGTCCCGGGTGCTGCGACGCATCGCCCACGAGATCCTCGAGCACAACAAGGGCGCGGCCGACCTGGTCGTCCTCGGCATCCCCACCCGGGGGGTCGCGCTGGCTCGCCGCCTCGCCACTCTCATCGGGGAGGTGGAGGGCGTGCCTGTGGCGGTCGGCGCTCTCGATGTCACGATGCACCGTGACGACCTGCGCAGGCAGCCGACCCGCAGCCCCATGCACACCGACATCCCCGTGTCCGGGATCGACGACAAGGTCGTCGTGCTCGTCGACGACGTGCTCTACTCCGGTCGCACCGTCCGCGCGGCCCTGGACGCCCTCTCCGACCTCGGCCGCCCCCGGATCGTGCGGCTGGCCGTGCTCGTGGACCGGGGTCACCGCGAGCTGCCGATCCGAGCCGACCACGTGGGCAAGAACCTGCCCACCTCGAGCACGGAGAAGGTGCGCGTGCGCCTGAGTGAGCCGGACCAGGTCGAGGACCAGGTCACCATCGCCGGAGGGGAGTCCCGATGACCGCCACAGCGATGACCGAGACGCTCACCCGTCGGCACCTGTTGTCGTCCGCGGACCTGAGCCGCGACCAGGTCCGGGCCATCCTGGACACCGCCGCGGAGATGCACCGCGTGCAGCAACGCGAGGTCAAGAAGCTCCCGACCCTGCGGGGACGCACGGTGGTGAACCTCTTCTTCGAGGACTCCACGCGCACGCGCAGCTCGTTCGAGATCGCGGGCAAGTGGCTGTCTGCCGACGTCATCAACATCAGTGGCAAGGGGTCGTCGACCTCCAAGGGGGAGTCGCTGCGCGACACCGTCCTGACCGTCGCAGCGATGGGCGTGGACGCTCTGGTGATCCGGCACCACGCGAGCGGAGCAGCCGAGCAGGTCAGCCGGTGGGTCGACGCGCACGTCATCAACGCCGGCGACGGCATGCACGAGCACCCGACCCAGGCGCTGCTCGACGCGTACACGATGGAGCGCCGGCTCGGTGACCTCGAGGGTCGGCACGTCGTCATCGTCGGCGACCTCACCCACTCCCGCGTGGTGCGTTCCAACCTCATCACCCTCAAGACCCTCGGCGCCCGGGTCACGCTGGTCGCCCCGCCCACCCTGATGCCCAGCGGCATCACGACCTGGGCGCGGACCGACGGGTTCGAGCTGAGCAACGACCTCGACGCCGTGCTGCCGACGGCGGACGCGGTGATGATGCTGCGGGTCCAGCGCGAGCGGATGAGCGGCGGGTTCTTCCCGACGGCACGGGAGTACACCGTCGGCTACGGGCTGACCCGGGCACGGCTCGACGCGCTCACGACAGCCAACCCGGACGCCGTCATCTGCCACCCCGGGCCGATGAACCGCGGCCTGGAGATCGCGGCCGACGCGGCCGACAGTGCCCAGTCGCTCATCCTCGACCAGGTCAGTGCCGGCGTCGCCGTGCGGATGTCGGTGCTCTACCACCTGCTTGCCGGCGTAGGAGAGGAGAGCTGATGGCCGCGCTGCTCGTCACGGGGGCGAACCTGCTCGGGTCCGGGGCCCAGGACCTGCTCATCGAGGACGGGGTCATCACCGAGGTCGGACGGCTCAGCGCCAAGGGGCAACGGCACCGCGACGTCCTCGATGCCGACGGCCTCGTCGCGCTCCCGGGCCTGGTCGACCTGCACACGCACCTGCGCGAGCCCGGCCGTGAGGACGCCGAGACCATCGCCTCGGGTTCGGCCGCCGCCGCGGTCGGTGGCTTCACGGCGATCCTCGCGATGGCCAACACCAGTCCGGTGACCGACACCGCCGAGTCGGCCGAACGCATTCTCGACCTGGGTCGGGCGGCAGGCCTGGTCGACGTCGTCCCGGTGGGCGCGGTCACCAAGGGCCTCGCGGGCGACGAGCTCGCTGAGCTCGGCCTCATGCACCGGTCGAGGGCCTCGGTCACCGTCTTCTCCGACGACGGGCACTGCGTGCACGACGCCCGCGTGATGCGCCGGGCCCTGGAGTACGTGCGCTCCTTCGGTGGCGTCGTCTCGCAGCACGCCCAGGACCCGCACCTGGCGGGTCCCCAGGCGTGCGCCCACGAGGGAGAGCTCTCCGGCCGCCTCGGCCTGCCCGGCTGGCCCGGCATCGCCGAGGAGTCCATCGTGGCCCGGGACGTCATGCTCGCGCGCCACACCGGCTCGCGGGTGCACATCGCCCACGTCTCCACCGCCGGTACCGTCGAGGTGGTCCGCTGGGCCAAGGCCCAGGGCATCAACGTGACCGCCGAGGTCACCCCCCACCACCTCGTCCTCACCACCGACCTGCTGTCGGGCTACGACCCGACCTACAAGGTGAACCCGCCGCTGCGACCCCAGGAGGACGTGGACGCGCTGCGCGCCGCGCTGGCCGACGGCACCATCGACGCGGTCGCGACGGACCACGCGCCGCACGCCCGCCACGACAAGGAGCACGCCTTCGTCGACGCGGCATTCGGCATGCTCGGCCTCGAGACCGCCCTGTCGGTCGTCAGCGACGTCATGGTCGGCGGCGGGCTGCTCGACTGGGACGGGGTCGCGCGCGTCATGTCGGTCGCTCCGGCGAGGATCGCCGGGCTGGCCTCCCACGGCCAGCCGCTCGCCGTGGGATCGCCCGCCCACCTGACCCTGGTCGACCCCACCGCGACGGTCACCGTCGACCGCGGCTCCTCGCTGTCGTTGTCGCGCAACAACCCCTGGCACGGCAGCACCCTGCGCGGCGCGGTCCACGCCACCGTCTTCGCCGGCCGTGTGACGGCCCAGAAAGGAGTCATCGCGTGACCCGTCTCCAAGCCGTCGGCGTGATGCTCGTGGCCCTCGGCCTGATCTACGCCCTGCTGTATGCCGCGTGGTTGCGCAAGGGGCGCGACCACGCGTCGGCGGCCATCGCCGCCGAACGCACCCGGATGGCGAGCGACCACGACAAGGAGGCGTCTGCCGTCAAGGAGAAGCCGGCGCAGGTCACCGCCGAGGGGACCTACGTCAGCACGACGACCGCGCAGAGCAGGCTCGAGCGGGTCGCCGTCGAGGGCCTGGGCAACCGTGCCAAGGCGACCATCATCATCAGCCGCGGTGACGTCGACGAGCTGGTCCGCATCGACCGGCAGGGTGAGTCCAGCGTCATCATCCCGGCCGGCCGGCTCCTCTCCGTCCGACGGGACCGCGGCATGGTCGGCAAGTTCGTCGGGGCCCCGCGTCTCGTGGTGCTCCAGTGGCGCGCCGAGAACGACGACATCTACGAGACCGGCTTCCTGCCGCGCTACAAGGCGGACGTCGACCGCGTCGAGTCGGCCCTGTGGTGGCACACCGGCGACACGTCGGATGCCCTCCGCGAGCCGCCCACCGATCAACACACCGAAGGAACGACGACATCATGAGCGCCGCTGCACACGGATTCGACGCTGCCGGATTCGACGCTGCCGGATTCGACGCCGCCGGATTCGACGCCGCCGGGTTCGACTTCGACAGGGTGCTCGACAAGGAGCTCGCCAGGGAGCCTGCCGTCCTCGTCCTCGAGGACGGTCGCGTCTTCCGGGGCGACAGCTACGGCGCCACGGGTCAGACGGTGGGCGAGGCGGTCTTCTCCACGGGGATGACCGGCTACCAGGAGACCCTGACCGACCCGAGCTACCACCGGCAGGTCGTGGTCATGACGGCCCCCCACGTCGGGAACACCGGGGTCAACGACGAGGACGACGAGTCGAGCAGGTTCTGGGTCGCCGGCTACGTCGTGCGAGACCCCGCCCTGCGGCCCTCGAGCTGGAGGTCCACGAGGTCGCTCGAGGACGCCCTCGTCGACCAGGGTGTCGTCGGGGTCTGCGGCATCGACACCCGCGCCCTGACCCGGCACCTGCGTGAGCGGGGTGCGATGCGAGTCGGCATCTTCTCGGGCGACCGCGCCACGGCGCCGGTGGCCGAGCTCGTCGCCGCCGTGCGGGAGGCCCCCCTCATGAAGGGGGCGGCCCTCGCGGCCGAGGTGAGCACCGAGCAGGCCTATGTCGTGCCGGCGGTGGGCGAACGGCGCTTCACGGTGGCCGCTCTCGACCTCGGGATCAAGGCGATGACCCCAGCGCTGATGGCCCAGCAGGGCATCGAGGTGCACGTCCTGCCGGCGGCGTCCACGATCGAGGACATCCGCGCGGTGGGGGAGGCCGGCCCCGACGGCGTGTTCTTCTCGAACGGGCCCGGCGACCCGGCCACTGCCGACGCCGAGGTGGCCGTGCTGCGCGAGGTGCTCGACGCACGGATCCCGTTCTTCGGCATCTGCTTCGGCAACCAGCTGCTCGGGCGCGCGCTGGGCTTCGGCACCTACAAGCTCAAGTACGGCCACCGCGGGATCAACCAGCCGGTGATGGACCGCAGCACCGGCAAGGTCGAGGTGACGGCCCACAACCACGGCTTCGCCGTGGACGCCCCGCTCGACGGGGCGGTGACCGCACCGAGCGACGGTGACGGCACGGCATACGGGCGGGTGCGCGTGTCGCACGTGTGCCTCAACGACGACGTGGTCGAGGGGCTGGAGTGCCTCGACCTGCCCGCCTACTCGGTCCAGTACCACCCGGAGGCTGCGGCCGGACCGCACGACGCGGGCTACCTGTTCGACCGGTTCGTGCAGCTCATGGAGAAGGGAAACCGCGCCTGATGGCGAAGCGGGAAGACATCAAGAGCGTCCTGGTCATCGGGTCCGGACCGATCGTCATCGGCCAGGCCTGCGAGTTCGACTACTCGGGCACGCAGGCCTGTCGGGTGCTGCGCGAGGAGGGCATCCGGGTGATCCTGGTGAACTCCAACCCCGCCACGATCATGACCGACCCGGAGTTCGCCGACGCGACGTACGTCGAGCCCATCACCCCGGAGGTCGTCGAGGCGATCATCGCGCGGGAGCGGCCCGACGCGGTGCTCGCGACCCTGGGTGGGCAGACTGCCCTCAACTGCGCGATCGCCCTGCACGAGGCCGGCGTCCTGGAGAAGTACGACTGCCCGCTCATCGGCGCCAACGTCGAGGCCATCCAGCTGGGGGAGGACCGCGAGAAGTTCAAGGGCGTCGTGGAGCGCTGCGGCGCCGAGTCGGCCCGGTCGATGATCTGCCACTCGATGGACGAATGCCTCGGTGCCGCAACGGAGCTCGGCTACCCGGTCGTCGTACGCCCGTCCTTCACCATGGGTGGCCTCGGGTCGGGCTTCGCCTACGACGAGGCCGACCTGCGGCGCATCGCGGGCGACGGTCTGCAGTACTCCCCGGTCACCGAGGTGCTCCTCGAGGAGTCGATCACCGGCTGGAAGGAGTACGAGCTCGAGGTGATGCGCGACCACGTGGACAACGTCGTCGTCGTGTGCTCGATCGAGAACCTCGACCCGATGGGCGTGCACACCGGTGACTCGATCACCGTGGCCCCCGCACTCACCCTGACCGACCGCGAGTACCAGCGCCTGCGCGACATCGGGATCGCGATCATCCGCGAGGTCGGGGTCGACACCGGCGGTTGCAACATCCAGTTCGCGGTGAACCCCGTCGACGGTCGCATCATCGTCATCGAGATGAACCCGCGCGTGTCGCGGTCGTCGGCCCTGGCCTCCAAGGCGACCGGGTTCCCGATCGCCAAGATCGCCGCGAAGATGGCCATCGGCTACACCCTCGACGAGGTGCCCAACGACATCACGCGGGAGACGCCTGCCAGCTTCGAGCCCAGCCTGGACTACGTCGTCGTCAAGGTGCCGAGGTTCGCCTTCGAGAAGTTCCCGGCGGCAGACCCCACCCTGACCACGACGATGAAGTCGGTGGGCGAGGCGATGTCCATCGGCCGCAACTTCACCGAGGCCCTCCAGAAGGCGCTGCGCTCGATGGAGCGCAAGGACAGCACGTTCCACTGGGACGGCCCGACGCCGAGCCAGGAGCAGGCCCGCACCCTGCTGCACATCGCGAGGACGCCGACCGACGGGCGGATCGTCACCGTCCAGCAGGCGATGCGCGGTGGGCTCTCGGTCGAGGAGGTCCACGAGGCGACGGGCATCGACCCCTGGTTCCTCGACCAGATGGCGCTCATCAACGCGATCGCCGACCGGGTCGTCGCTGCACCCGAGCTGACGCCGGCGGTGCTGCGGCTGGCCAAGCGACACGGCTTCAGCGACGGACAGCTCGCCTCGCTGCGCGGTATGCCGGAGGCGGTCGTCCGCGGTGTGCGGCACGCGCTGGGGGTGCGGCCGGTCTACAAGACGGTCGACACCTGTGCGGCCGAGTTCGCCGCCACGACGCCGTACCACTACAGCACCTACGACGAGGAGACCGAGGTGGCGCCGCGCGAGAAGCCCGCCGTCATCATCCTCGGCAGCGGCCCCAACCGGATCGGCCAGGGAGTCGAGTTCGACTACTCGTGCGTCCACGCCAGCTTCGCCCTGCGCGACGCGGGCTACGACACCGTCATGGTCAACTGCAACCCCGAGACCGTCTCCACCGACTACGACACCAGCAGCCGGCTGTACTTCGAGCCGCTGACCCTCGAGGACGTGCTCGAGGTCGTTCACGCCGAGCAGCAGGCCGGCCCGGTCGCCGGGGTCATCGTCCAGCTGGGTGGCCAGACACCCCTGGGCCTGGCCAAGGCGCTCAAGGAGGCCGGCGTGCCCATCGTCGGCACCAGCCCCGAGGCCATCGACCTCGCCGAGGACCGTGGCGCCTTCGGACGCGTCCTCGCCGAGGCCCAGCTGCCGGCACCCAAGCACGGCACGGCCTACAGCGCAGCCGAGGCGGTGGAGGTGGCCCGCGAGATCGGCTACCCCGTGCTCGTGCGGCCCTCCTACGTCCTGGGCGGACGCGGCATGGAGATCGTCTACGACGACGAGACCCTGGCCACCTACGTCACCCGGGCGACCGTGGCGAGTCCCGAGCACCCGGTCCTGGTCGACCGGTTCCTCGACGACGCGATCGAGATCGACGTCGACGCGCTCTACGACGGCAGCGAGATGTACCTCGGCGGGATCATGGAGCACATCGAGGAGGCCGGCATCCACTCCGGGGACTCGGCCTGCACCCTGCCGCCGGTGACGCTGGGCGTGGCCGAGCTGGAGCGCGTCCGCGAGGCGACCCTGCGGCTGGCCGAGGGCATCGGCGTGCGCGGCCTGATGAACGTCCAGTTCGCGCTGGCCCAGGACATCCTCTACGTCCTGGAGGCCAACCCCCGGGCGTCGCGCACCGTGCCGTTCGTGGCCAAGGCGACCGGGGTGCCGGTCGCGAAGGCGGCGGCCAGGGTGATGCTCGGGGCGACCATCAAGGAGCTCCGCGAGGAGGGCCTGCTGCCACCACAGGGCGACGGCGGCTCGATGCCCAGCCACGCACCGGTCGCGGTCAAGGAGGCGGTGCTGCCCTTCAAGCGGTTCCGCACCCGCGACGGCCAGGTCGTCGACAGCCTGCTCGGCCCGGAGATGCGCTCGACCGGCGAGGTCATGGGCATCGACCAGGACTTCGGGACGGCGTTCGCCAAGGGAATGCTCGCGGCCGGCTCAGGCCTGCCGCGCGAAGGGCGCATCTTCGTGTCGGTGGCCAACCGTGACAAGCGGGCCATGATCTTCCCCGTCAAGCGCCTCGCCGACCTCGGCTTCACCATCGTCGCCACGACGGGCACCGCGGATGTGCTGCGGCGCAACGGGATCCCGTCCCAGGTCGCCCGCAAGCACAGCGAGCGCGACGCCGGGGACGAGAGCATCGTCGACCTGATCCTGGCCGGCGAGATCGCGATGGTCGTCAACACCCCGAGCGGTCCCAACGCGCGGGCCGACGGCTATGCCATCCGCGCGGCCACGACCTCGATGGACCGGCCGATCGTCACCACCGTGCAGGAGCTGGCCGCGGCCGTCCAGGGCATCGAGGCCCAGATGCAGGGGGAGTTCACCGTGAAGCCGTTGCAGGAGCACGCCCGGGACCTCGACCTCTTCGGCACGGGCACGGGCACCGGCCCGGGCACAGCCACGGGGACGGGTGGGGTCGCGTGAGCGCGGCGACCACGCGGCATACCTCGCAGGGCAGTGGCGTCGTGCAGGTGACCGGAGAGCTCATCGCGACCCGACGGGTCGGCGCCTACCACCACCTCACGTTCGTGGCCCCGGGGCTGGCCGAGCTGGCCCGTCCCGGCCAGTTCGTGGCCCTTGCGGTCGGTGGCGACACCAGCGCCACCCTGCTGCGCCGGTGCTTCTCGATCCACAAGGTCAGTCCGTCGGGCACCTATGGCGGCACGGTCGACGTCGTGATCTCGGCCGTCGGGCCGGGCACCCGGTGGCTCAGCACGTTGCGAGCGCACGACGAGGTCGACATCGTCGGCCCGCTGGGTCGCCCCTTCCCGCTGCCCACGGAGCCGGTGGCGTGTGTACTCGTGGGAGGTGGCTACGGCAGCGCGCCGCTGTTCTGGCTCGCCGAGGCGTTGCGCGAGCGTGGCTGCCACGTCGAGCTGGTCCTGGGGGCGGCCACCGAGTCCAAGCTGTTCGGGGTCCTCGAGGCGCGTCGGTATGGCGATGGTGTCTCGGTGACGACGGACGACGGCTCGGCGGGGACGAAGGGCTGGGTGTCCGACGTGCTGCCGGACGTCATCCGGCGCACCTCTGCTGCCGTGGTCTACGGCTGCGGCCCGATGGGGATGCTCAAGTCGATCACGGACGTCGCCACCGCCGAGGGGGCCGTCGCACAGGTCGCCGTCGAGGAGTCGATGGCCTGCGGTGTCGGCGTGTGCATGACCTGTGTCATGCCGGTGACCGGCAACGACGGAGCCACCCGGATGGTCCGTTCCTGTGTCGAGGGCCCGGTGTTCCGGGGCGACCGGGTGCGGTGGGACGCCTTCGTCGACGGCGTGTGCCGCGTGCCCGCCGACACGGTCGGAGCACCGCGGGTGGGTGGCCACTGATGCCGGTGGACATGTCCGTGCGTCTCGGGTCCGTGACGCTGCCCAGCCCCATGATGACCGCCTCCGGCTGCGCGGCGAACGGGCGCGAGCTGGCGCGGTTCTTCGACATCCGCGAGCTGGGGGCCTTCGTCACCAAGTCGGTGATGGCTGACCCGAGGTCGGGGCGCGGCACTCCGCGGATGGCTGAGACCCCAGCGGGCATGCTCAACTCGATCGGCCTGCAGGGGCCGGGCATCTCCGCGTTCGTCGACAAGGACCTGGCGTGGCTCAAGCAGGCCGGTGCCCGGACCCTGGTCTCCATCGCCGGCAACACCAGTGGCGAGTTCGCCGACGTCGCGGCGACGCTGCGCTCCAGTGACGCCTTCGACGCCGTCGTGGGCGTGGAGGTCAACATCTCGTGCCCCAACGTCGCCAACCGCGGCCTCGTGTTCGCCTGCGACCCGATGGCCAGTGCCAAGGTCGTCGCCCTGGTGCGTGAGCAGCTGCCGCGCGACACCCCGGTCTTCGCCAAGCTGACTCCCGACGTGACCGACATCGTCGGCGTCGCGCAGGCCTGCGTGAAGGCGGGCGCCGACGGGCTCACCATGATCAACACCCTGCTCGGCATGGTCATCGACACCGACCGGCTGCGCCCCCAGGTGGCCGGGGTGACCGGCGGGCTCTCCGGTCCGGCGATCCGGCCGGTGGCCGTGCGTGCCATCTGGCAGACCCGCGCCGCGATGCTGGAGGGGCGGCTGCCGACGGTGCCGATCATCGGCGTCGGGGGCGTGCGCAACGGGCGGGACGCCCTCGAGCTGGTCGCGGCCGGAGCGAGCGCCGTCCAGGTGGGGACTGCCACGTTCAACGACCCCAACGCCCCCGTGCGGGTGGGTCGTGAGCTCGCAGAGCTGTTGCAGGACAAGGGATTCGAGCGGCTCACCGATGCGGTCGGCGTCGCCCACGGGAGGCTGGCGTGAGCATGGAGGATGTGAACATGGACGACGCGAACATGGACGACGCGAGCCTGCGGGACGTGGGCCTGCAGGAACCGACGTTCGGACAGCGCCTGCGCGCCGCGATGGACGGCTACGGCCCGTTGTGTGCCGGCATCGACCCGCACCGCGCCCTGGTGGAGTCGTGGGGTCTGCGATACGACGTCGACGGCCTCGCTGCCTTCACGGACACGTGCGTCGAAGCATTCGCCGGGCATGTCGGCGTGGTGAAGCCGCAGTCCGCCTTCTTCGAGGTGTTCGGGTCCGCGGGGGTCGCCGTCCTGGAGGGTGCCGTCCGGGCGCTGCGGGAGGCGGGCACCCTCGTGATCCTGGACGCCAAGCGCGGTGACATCGGTTCGACCATGGCGGCCTATGCCGAGGCCAGTCTCGGCAAGGACGCGGTCGCGCCGGCCGACGCGGTCACGCTGAGCCCCTACCTCGGGTTCGAGTCACTGCGTCCGGCGCTCGACCTCGCGGCCCAGACCGGGCGGGGTGTCTTCGTCCTGGGTCTGACGTCCAACCCCGAAGGCCGGACCGTCCAGCACGCGCGACTGCGGGACGTCAGCGTCGCCGAGTCGATGGTGGCCGGTGCGGCCGCCGAGAACGCCGGGGCGCGCGAGCGCGGGCAGCTCGGCAGTGTGGGGCTCGTCGTCGGGGCGACCGTCGGCTCGGCCGTCCAGGAGCTCGGTCTCGACCTGGCCGGCGCGGCGGCGCCCCTGCTTGCTCCCGGGGTGGGGGCGCAGGGTGGCACGAGCGAGGACCTGCGTCGCGTGTTCGGCGATGCCCTCCCCAACGTGCTCCCGTCGAGCAGCCGTGAAGTGCTCAGCGCCGGACCTGACGTGGGCGGCCTGCGCGATCGGGCGGTCCGCACGAGCGAGTCGCTGGCCGCCCTGCTGCGCTGACGACGACCCGCCCGGGAGCCTCGACGGGAAACCCGGCGGCGCGGTTGCTAGAGTCGGAAGAGATCACCGAGACACGAACCCGTGCCGAATCCGCTTGCGCAAGGAGTACCACCGTGGCCCTTCCCCCGTTGACCCCGGAGCAGCGTGCCGCGGCCCTCGAGAAGGCTGCGGTAGCCCGTCGCGAGCGTGCGGCGGTGAAGAACCGCCTGAAGTACGCCCAAGGTTCGCTCAAGGAGGTCATCGCCGACGGCAAGGCCAACGAGGTCGTCGGCAAGATGAAGGTCTCCGCGCTGCTCGAGTCGATGCCCGGCGTGGGCCGGGTCCGCGCCCGCCAGATCATGGAGGAGGTCGGCATCTCCGAGAGCCGCCGAGTCCGCGGCCTGGGTGCCAACCAGATCTCCGCGCTGCTCACCCGCTTCGACGAGGCGTGAGCCGACCCGAACCCGTCGGCGAGGACCGCCCCCGGCGGCTCGTCGTGCTCGCCGGACCCACGGCAGTCGGCAAGGGCACCCTCTCGGCCTACGTGCGCGACCACTTCCCCGAGGTCTGGCTCTCGGTCAGCGCCACCACCCGCAGGCCGCGGCCGGGCGAGGTCGAGGGTGTCCACTACCACTTCGTCGACGAGCCCGAGTTCTCCCGGATGGAGCAGGCAGGCGAGCTCCTCGAGTCCGCCGTGGTGCACGGTCGCAACCACTACGGCACCCCACGCGCCCCGGTCGAGCAGG
This region includes:
- the mihF gene encoding integration host factor, actinobacterial type encodes the protein MALPPLTPEQRAAALEKAAVARRERAAVKNRLKYAQGSLKEVIADGKANEVVGKMKVSALLESMPGVGRVRARQIMEEVGISESRRVRGLGANQISALLTRFDEA
- the gmk gene encoding guanylate kinase is translated as MSRPEPVGEDRPRRLVVLAGPTAVGKGTLSAYVRDHFPEVWLSVSATTRRPRPGEVEGVHYHFVDEPEFSRMEQAGELLESAVVHGRNHYGTPRAPVEQALREHRMALLEIDLQGARQVRATMPEALFVFLAPPSWDELVRRLVGRGTEDAEERERRLDTAKVEMAAEDEFDVTIVNDDVRRAAEELVSLMRSH
- a CDS encoding dihydroorotate dehydrogenase, which gives rise to MSVRLGSVTLPSPMMTASGCAANGRELARFFDIRELGAFVTKSVMADPRSGRGTPRMAETPAGMLNSIGLQGPGISAFVDKDLAWLKQAGARTLVSIAGNTSGEFADVAATLRSSDAFDAVVGVEVNISCPNVANRGLVFACDPMASAKVVALVREQLPRDTPVFAKLTPDVTDIVGVAQACVKAGADGLTMINTLLGMVIDTDRLRPQVAGVTGGLSGPAIRPVAVRAIWQTRAAMLEGRLPTVPIIGVGGVRNGRDALELVAAGASAVQVGTATFNDPNAPVRVGRELAELLQDKGFERLTDAVGVAHGRLA
- a CDS encoding dihydroorotate dehydrogenase electron transfer subunit, which produces MSAATTRHTSQGSGVVQVTGELIATRRVGAYHHLTFVAPGLAELARPGQFVALAVGGDTSATLLRRCFSIHKVSPSGTYGGTVDVVISAVGPGTRWLSTLRAHDEVDIVGPLGRPFPLPTEPVACVLVGGGYGSAPLFWLAEALRERGCHVELVLGAATESKLFGVLEARRYGDGVSVTTDDGSAGTKGWVSDVLPDVIRRTSAAVVYGCGPMGMLKSITDVATAEGAVAQVAVEESMACGVGVCMTCVMPVTGNDGATRMVRSCVEGPVFRGDRVRWDAFVDGVCRVPADTVGAPRVGGH
- the pyrF gene encoding orotidine-5'-phosphate decarboxylase, coding for MDDANMDDASLRDVGLQEPTFGQRLRAAMDGYGPLCAGIDPHRALVESWGLRYDVDGLAAFTDTCVEAFAGHVGVVKPQSAFFEVFGSAGVAVLEGAVRALREAGTLVILDAKRGDIGSTMAAYAEASLGKDAVAPADAVTLSPYLGFESLRPALDLAAQTGRGVFVLGLTSNPEGRTVQHARLRDVSVAESMVAGAAAENAGARERGQLGSVGLVVGATVGSAVQELGLDLAGAAAPLLAPGVGAQGGTSEDLRRVFGDALPNVLPSSSREVLSAGPDVGGLRDRAVRTSESLAALLR